One Phoenix dactylifera cultivar Barhee BC4 chromosome 14, palm_55x_up_171113_PBpolish2nd_filt_p, whole genome shotgun sequence DNA window includes the following coding sequences:
- the LOC103698388 gene encoding probable transcription factor PosF21 — protein MEKDKSPVHGGVGGGGGGLPPPSSRYTVFASPSRSFPVKCEASSSSSIAGAAPESGHFSRAAVPDAGQFSHDISGMPDYPPRNVGHRRAQSEILSLPDDISFDSDLGVVGSGEGPSLSDETEEDPLSMYLDMDKFTSFSETSGLDLPGIETSVTAPAPAPSFPCHTENSASASKERPRVRHQHSQSMDGSTTIKPEMLASGSEGPSLAETKKAMSAAKLADLTLVDPKRAKRIWANRQSAARSKERKMRYISELERKVQTLQTEATTLSAQLAMLQRDTTGLTAENNELKLRLQTMEQQVHLQDALNDALREEVQRLKIATGQAVPSGGQMINFGPSFGATQQYYQHNPAMQSLLAAQQLQQLQIHSQHLQQMHLQQHQPQVQQQQQQSPAELKMKGVMTSQRESTSDNSTSQE, from the exons ATGGAGAAGGATAAATCCCCAGTCCATGGAGGTGTTGGTGGCGGTGGTGGTGGTTTACCACCTCCATCGTCTCGGTATACTGTGTTTGCCTCACCATCCCGTAGCTTCCCTGTTAAATGCGaggcctcatcttcttcttctattgCTGGGGCCGCTCCCGAGTCTGGCCATTTTAGTCGGGCAGCGGTGCCGGATGCCGGGCAGTTCAGTCATGATATAAGCGGAATGCCAGATTACCCACCAAGAAATGTCGGTCACCGGAGGGCTCAATCTGAGATTTTGAGCCTCCCTGATGATATTAGCTTTGACAGCGACCTTGGGGTTGTAGGGTCTGGTGAAGGCCCATCGCTGTCTGATGAGACTGAGGAAGACCCACTCTCTATGTACCTCGACATGGACAAGTTCACCTCGTTTTCTGAGACATCTGGGTTGGATTTGCCGGGGATTGAGACTTCAGTGACTGCACCAGCGCCTGCACCTAGTTTTCCTTGTCACACTGAAAATTCGGCCTCAGCTTCCAAAGAGAGGCCAAGGGTGAGGCACCAACATAGCCAATCTATGGATGGGTCTACAACGATCAAGCCAGAGATGCTGGCATCGGGCTCAGAAGGTCCATCTTTAGCGGAGACAAAGAAAGCCATGTCAGCTGCAAAGCTTGCTGATCTTACACTTGTTGATCCAAAGCGAGCAAAAAG GATCTGGGCGAATAGGCAGTCAGCTGCTaggtcaaaagaaagaaagatgcgTTACATCTCAGAGCTTGAGCGAAAAGTGCAAACCCTGCAGACAGAAGCTACAACATTATCAGCTCAGTTGGCCATGTTACAG AGAGACACTACTGGATTGACTGCTGAAAATAATGAGTTGAAGCTGCGTCTTCAGACCATGGAGCAGCAGGTTCACCTGCAAGATG CATTAAATGATGCTCTCAGAGAGGAGGTTCAGCGATTGAAAATTGCAACTGGGCAGGCAGTTCCTAGTGGTGGACAGATGATTAACTTTGGACCATCTTTTGGAGCCACTCAGCAATACTATCAGCACAATCCGGCAATGCAGTCACTTTTGGCTGCCCAGCAACTTCAGCAACTCCAAATCCATTCGCAGCATCTGCAACAAATGCATCTGCAACAGCACCAGCCTCAAGTCcaacagcaacagcagcagTCCCCGGCTGAGCTGAAAATGAAAGGAGTGATGACTTCTCAAAGAGAGAGCACTTCAGATAACAGCACTTCGCAGGAATGA